From a single Patescibacteria group bacterium genomic region:
- a CDS encoding magnesium transporter, with product MRDLVSPYKPKQYIRDIFEGQIVSILGGILAGTILASRIENLQFLPGFFILLPGFLELQGCINSTLAARTGSLVHTKGVEKADGLKDYYVKVNLFSSFILSVVSSLILGIFILFLTLLILKKLVLQLVLVSFLSSLIVSLILIPLTLASSVWLYKRGYDPDNIMGAFLTSVTDIVSVIVLILVIKTIF from the coding sequence GTGAGAGATCTTGTTAGCCCTTACAAACCAAAACAATATATTAGAGATATTTTTGAAGGTCAAATTGTTTCTATTCTTGGAGGTATTTTAGCAGGCACTATTCTTGCCTCAAGAATAGAAAATCTTCAATTCCTGCCTGGATTTTTTATCTTGTTGCCTGGATTTTTAGAGTTACAAGGTTGTATCAACAGTACCTTGGCCGCGCGAACGGGATCATTAGTTCATACTAAAGGGGTGGAAAAGGCAGATGGTTTAAAAGACTATTACGTTAAAGTTAATCTTTTTTCCTCATTTATTTTATCAGTCGTCAGTAGTTTAATTTTGGGAATTTTTATTCTTTTTTTGACTCTGTTAATTCTTAAAAAACTGGTGCTTCAGTTAGTCTTGGTTTCTTTTTTATCAAGCCTGATTGTTAGTCTTATCTTAATTCCTTTAACTCTCGCTTCCTCTGTTTGGTTATATAAAAGAGGTTATGACCCTGATAATATCATGGGTGCTTTTTTGACTTCAGTCACTGACATTGTGAGTGTTATTGTTTTAATTCTAGTGATCAAAACCATTTTCTAA
- a CDS encoding magnesium transporter, with protein sequence MKNAKKILIQSLPALILASTLSSLGGIGLTLVKPKLIVILPLVILFPALNDMIGDYGAILGSKFTTWLYRGSIPTHWYRSKKLKNLVKNVLLIALFYSFLISFLAISISSIQGFPLTFSLILKVTIVTVLTTLSLVILLSLTIFSLGIFFYKKGFDPDNILIPLATSIADFGALAIFGTLIYFFF encoded by the coding sequence ATGAAAAACGCTAAAAAAATACTTATTCAAAGTCTACCAGCTTTAATTCTTGCTTCAACTCTAAGTTCTCTTGGCGGAATCGGCTTAACTCTAGTTAAGCCAAAACTAATCGTTATTCTACCCTTAGTAATCCTCTTTCCAGCCCTAAATGACATGATTGGTGACTACGGGGCTATTTTGGGTTCTAAATTCACGACCTGGCTCTACAGAGGATCTATTCCAACTCATTGGTATCGGTCAAAAAAACTAAAAAATCTAGTTAAAAATGTCCTTTTAATCGCCTTGTTTTATTCATTCTTAATTTCTTTTTTGGCAATTTCTATTAGTTCAATTCAGGGTTTTCCCTTGACTTTTTCTCTTATCTTAAAAGTGACGATTGTTACCGTCTTAACCACGCTTTCACTGGTTATCCTCTTATCTTTAACCATTTTCTCTTTAGGAATTTTCTTTTACAAAAAAGGTTTTGATCCCGATAATATTTTGATTCCTTTAGCTACTTCCATCGCCGACTTCGGCGCTTTGGCAATTTTTGGGACTCTAATTTATTTCTTTTTTTAA